A genomic region of Methyloceanibacter stevinii contains the following coding sequences:
- a CDS encoding competence/damage-inducible protein A translates to MSEETQSPDTVTAALIVIGEEILSGRTIDTNTPYIAAHLGKAGIALREIRVVADIEAEIADAVNALRRRYSYVLTTGGIGPTHDDVTTDAIGLAFNVPVGINDEAVEAMRLQYRPEDLTPTRLRMARIPEAALIHNAVSRAPGYMIENVIVMAGIPAVMQVMLDEVLPRLAKGRPLRARAVRVNAPESEVATPLAALQAAYADVQMGSYPFVEQRRYGTYLVLRSVDDERLGEALEALWGIISEHGFTASQVDES, encoded by the coding sequence ATGAGCGAGGAGACGCAAAGCCCCGATACGGTGACGGCCGCGCTGATCGTGATCGGCGAGGAGATCCTCTCGGGGCGTACGATAGATACCAACACACCCTATATCGCCGCCCACCTCGGCAAGGCGGGGATTGCGCTGCGCGAAATACGGGTGGTGGCCGATATCGAAGCCGAAATTGCCGACGCCGTGAACGCGTTGCGGCGGCGCTACTCCTATGTGCTCACGACAGGTGGGATCGGCCCCACGCATGACGACGTAACCACGGATGCGATCGGGCTGGCCTTCAATGTTCCGGTCGGCATCAACGACGAGGCGGTGGAAGCGATGCGCCTGCAATACCGTCCTGAGGACCTGACGCCGACCCGACTGAGAATGGCGCGCATTCCCGAGGCCGCGCTCATCCACAATGCGGTTTCCCGTGCGCCCGGCTACATGATCGAGAACGTTATCGTCATGGCCGGCATTCCGGCCGTGATGCAGGTCATGCTGGACGAGGTTCTCCCGCGCCTTGCCAAAGGACGCCCGTTAAGGGCGCGCGCGGTGCGGGTGAACGCACCGGAGAGTGAAGTGGCCACACCGCTCGCCGCACTCCAAGCAGCCTATGCCGACGTGCAGATGGGCTCCTATCCCTTCGTCGAGCAACGGCGCTACGGCACCTATCTCGTGCTTCGTTCCGTGGACGACGAAAGGCTCGGCGAAGCCCTCGAAGCCCTTTGGGGCATTATCAGCGAGCACGGTTTTACGGCCAGCCAAGTCGACGAATCTTAA
- the sfsA gene encoding DNA/RNA nuclease SfsA has protein sequence MRFPTQLVEGRLVKRYKRFLSDIELLTGDTVTAHCANPGSMLGLAEPGSRVWLSKSNNPKRKLAFSWELIEVDLGRGPALVGINTSSPNGAVAAAIERGLIPELSGYASIRREVRYGTNSRIDILLEDETRPPCYVEIKNVHLMREAGLAEFPDSVTARGAKHLGELSTMVAAGARAVMVYFVQRGDAEASRWADDIDPAYAAAFQAALASGVEALAMASSVSLEGLGLPRPIQVRTQGHGTAAS, from the coding sequence ATGCGGTTTCCAACCCAGCTCGTCGAAGGCCGGCTAGTCAAGCGCTACAAGCGCTTCCTGTCCGATATTGAGCTCCTCACCGGAGATACGGTCACGGCTCACTGCGCCAATCCAGGCTCCATGCTGGGGCTCGCGGAGCCCGGCTCGCGCGTTTGGCTGTCGAAATCGAACAACCCGAAGCGGAAACTGGCCTTCTCTTGGGAGTTGATCGAGGTCGATCTCGGCCGGGGTCCGGCGCTTGTCGGCATCAATACGTCGAGCCCCAATGGGGCGGTGGCCGCCGCCATCGAACGGGGCCTCATTCCGGAGCTATCCGGCTATGCCTCCATCCGCCGCGAGGTCCGCTATGGCACGAACAGCCGGATCGACATCCTGCTCGAGGATGAAACCCGCCCGCCCTGCTATGTGGAGATCAAGAACGTTCATCTGATGCGGGAAGCCGGATTGGCCGAATTCCCGGATTCGGTGACGGCACGGGGTGCCAAGCACCTGGGCGAACTCTCCACCATGGTGGCGGCCGGGGCGCGTGCCGTCATGGTCTATTTCGTCCAACGGGGCGATGCGGAGGCCTCGCGCTGGGCCGACGATATCGACCCTGCGTATGCGGCCGCCTTCCAGGCAGCATTGGCCTCCGGGGTCGAGGCCCTGGCCATGGCGTCCAGCGTTTCTTTGGAGGGTCTCGGCCTCCCACGGCCCATTCAGGTGCGAACGCAGGGCCACGGAACTGCCGCGTCTTGA
- the map gene encoding type I methionyl aminopeptidase: MSELEIARAQTRDNRIKLHGPEAFAGMAKAGRLVAEALDMLVEHVEPGVTTEALDDLVFDFATSHGATPAPLNYRGFPKSICTSVNHVVCHGIPGPRALKEGDIVNIDVTLIVDGWHGDSSRMYPVGAISRAAERLLEVTHKSLMLGIEAVKPGATTGDIGHAIQTYAEGERCGVVRDFCGHGLGQVFHDRPNILHYGEPGEGLPLKPGMLFTIEPMINLGKPHVKILSDGWTAVTRDRSLSAQYEHTIGVTDTGCKIFTLSPAGLDRPPVRA; encoded by the coding sequence ATGTCCGAACTAGAAATCGCCCGCGCCCAGACGCGCGACAACAGAATCAAGCTGCATGGTCCCGAAGCATTCGCCGGCATGGCGAAGGCGGGACGGCTCGTGGCCGAAGCCCTCGACATGCTTGTCGAGCACGTGGAACCCGGCGTAACCACTGAAGCGCTCGACGATCTGGTGTTCGACTTCGCCACGTCCCATGGCGCGACACCAGCCCCGCTCAACTATCGCGGCTTCCCGAAATCCATCTGCACCTCCGTGAATCACGTCGTTTGCCACGGCATTCCGGGCCCGCGTGCACTCAAGGAAGGCGACATCGTCAATATTGATGTCACCCTCATTGTCGATGGCTGGCATGGCGATTCCAGCCGCATGTATCCGGTCGGAGCGATCTCCCGCGCCGCCGAGCGCCTGCTCGAGGTGACCCATAAGTCTCTGATGCTCGGCATCGAGGCGGTCAAGCCGGGCGCGACGACCGGCGATATCGGCCACGCTATCCAGACCTATGCGGAAGGCGAGCGCTGCGGCGTGGTCCGCGACTTCTGCGGCCACGGCCTTGGCCAAGTTTTCCACGACCGGCCGAACATTCTTCACTACGGCGAGCCGGGCGAAGGACTGCCGCTCAAGCCCGGCATGCTCTTCACGATCGAGCCCATGATCAATCTCGGCAAGCCGCACGTGAAGATCCTCTCCGACGGCTGGACCGCCGTGACACGCGACCGCTCGCTGTCCGCGCAATACGAGCACACGATCGGCGTGACGGACACGGGGTGCAAGATTTTCACCCTGTCGCCGGCCGGACTCGATCGTCCACCCGTGCGCGCCTAG
- the radC gene encoding RadC family protein, protein MSSKEKLSSDDTAGSADQTASEGPGFQDAAKPHYLGHRERLRKRFREGGAQSLPDYELLELVLFRAMPRRDTKPLAKAILARFGTFAEAMNAPEDLLLEVPGLGDAAVTEIKLVRAAALRLMRGEVLERPVLSSWQGVLDYCRAAMGFEAKEQFRILFLDKRNQIIADEIQQEGTVDHTPVYVREVVKRALELSATAIVLVHNHPSGDPTPSRADIEMTN, encoded by the coding sequence ATGAGCTCTAAGGAAAAACTGAGCTCTGACGATACGGCTGGCTCCGCCGACCAAACGGCCTCAGAAGGCCCTGGGTTCCAAGACGCCGCCAAGCCGCATTATCTCGGTCATCGCGAACGGCTGCGAAAGCGTTTCCGCGAAGGCGGCGCGCAGTCCCTCCCCGACTACGAGCTTCTGGAACTGGTCCTGTTCCGGGCCATGCCCCGCCGGGACACGAAACCCTTGGCCAAGGCCATCCTTGCCCGTTTCGGCACCTTCGCAGAGGCCATGAATGCGCCCGAGGACCTGTTGCTCGAAGTGCCGGGTCTCGGGGACGCAGCCGTGACGGAGATCAAGCTCGTGCGGGCCGCCGCCTTGCGGCTCATGCGCGGCGAAGTCCTGGAGCGGCCGGTGCTGTCGTCGTGGCAAGGCGTGCTGGATTACTGCCGTGCGGCCATGGGCTTCGAGGCGAAGGAGCAATTCCGCATTCTCTTTCTCGACAAGCGCAACCAGATCATCGCCGACGAAATCCAGCAGGAAGGCACCGTGGATCACACGCCCGTCTATGTGCGCGAGGTGGTGAAGCGGGCGCTGGAGCTCTCGGCTACGGCCATCGTGCTCGTCCACAATCACCCGAGCGGAGACCCCACGCCCTCCCGCGCCGATATCGAGATGACCAACTAA